The Arvicola amphibius chromosome 5, mArvAmp1.2, whole genome shotgun sequence genome contains the following window.
GTTGCTCCCTCCCCGTTCTAAATCCCTGCTGCTCACCTGAAACACAGGTGATCCACTGGAATTCACCAAAGAAGCTTCGCGTGAAGAACAAGCATGCAGAATTCTTCCGAAACCTGCACTTGACCTTCCTGGGATATGACGGGAAACTGCTGCGGAGAGAGCTCTTTGGCTGCGCCAGCCAGCTCCCTCCTGAAGCCGAGCAGGTGAGAGGGGCCATACCACCTTGCCTTGGGGAGGTCTCGCCCCTCTGTACTCAAGTGGTCTTTGGCTGGAGGGCATGCTGTTCTGCACCAGCCCAGTTCATTCTTTCCCTGGATCCTGCTCAGTTGCAACAGGCCATGGCACAGCTGGATGAGGAAGAACCCTGCTTTGAGTTCCGGCAACAGCAGCTCACTATGCATCGGGTGCATATCACCTTCCTGCCCCACCGGCCGCCACCTCCCCGTCCCCATGATGTCACCTTGGTGGCCCAGCTCTCTATGGACCGGTGAGGGTGTGGAGGGCAGATCCGGATAGCATGGCATAGGCTGAGACGGGATTTGAGAGACCCGAGGGGTGTGGTAGTAAGCTAATGGTCCCTGGAAGAGCCCCCGAAGTTGGAGACGTTGGATCTGATGGAAAAAACTTGGGCTTTGGAAGTCTTTCTAGCACCTAGAACTGTCCCGGGTGCTGGGGACCATGAATAAGCCTCAGTATTTCAGGCAGCTGTCAAATGTGGATGCTGTATGGGGTTGTTGTAAGGATTAAAAGAGACCAGCTCTATGTGATTATATGTGCTTAGTCACGGGAGGGGCTCTGCAGGGATTTCTAGCCATCCTGTGCTTCTGTGCGTGAGGGTCCGAGCAGGGCTGGAAGCCCTGTGCAGGCCTGACCACCCCCCTCACCCCAGGCTGCAGATGCTGGAAGCCCTGTGCAGGCACTGGCCAGGCCCCATGAGCCTAGCCTTGTACCTGACAGATGCAGAGGCTCAGCAGTTCCTGTATTTCGTGGAAACTTCGCCAGTGCTCTCTACGAGGAAGGATGTAGCCTACCATATAGTGTACCGGGAGGGCCCCCTCTATCCGGTCAACCAGCTCCGCAATGTGGCCTTGGCCCAGGCTCTCACGCCCTACGTCTTCCTCAGTGACATTGACTTCTTACCTGCCTACTCCCTCTATGACTACCTCAGGTGGGCCTGAAGGGTAGGCGAGGGGCAGCATTTGGGGTATACACTGTCAGGGTCAGGGTATCTTGGATTGTGGTGTCCCTGTTTCTTTCTGAGGCTCAATGGCTTCTGCAAGATGGGGCTTGTCTTGGGCCTTTTCTTTGGGCCACTTACTTCAAACAGCAGTTTCCTGTATGGCAaggctgtttgtttggtttttggttttttgagatagggtttctctgtagctttggagcctgtcctggagctagctcttgtagaccaggctggcctcgaacacagagattcgcctgcctctgggattaaaggcgtgtgccagcaccacCCGGCTGGAAAGGCTATCCGAAACAACTGGGTTGGCtacctgggaggaagaggctgtGGCTCAGCAGGAGTGAGACCCGTGGGCTAAGTGTTCCTTCTTCCCACATGCCCCTCCCCAGGGCCTCTATTGAGCAGCTGGAGCTGAGCAGTCTGCAGCGGAAGGCTGCTTTGGTGGTGCCTGCATTTGAGACCCTGCACTACCGCTTCAACTTCCCTAACTCCAAGGCAGAGCTGTTGACTTTACTAGATGCAGGCTCCCTCTACACCTTTAGGTAAGAGAGACCATGTTCTCCCGCACTGTTCCCATGCTGGTGCAACAcgcacacgtacacgcacacccTGCTCATAAACTCCTAACCTCAGCCCTGCTCCCACCTGATGCTGTTACACAGGTACCATGAGTGGCCACAGGGTCACGCGCCCACAGACTATGCCCGCTGGCGGGAGGCCCAGGCACCATACCGTGTGCAATGGGCAGCTGACTATGAGCCCTATGTGGTGGTACCCCGTGACTGTCCCCGCTATGATCCTCGCTTTGTGGGCTTTGGCTGGAACAAGGTGGCCCACATCATAGAGCTGGATGCTCAGGTGAGGAGGGTGCCTTGCTGCCCTGGCTGTGATCTGCCCCTTCCTGGGGGGCCATGGCACAAGTTTGCATTTGAGCCCTCACTTGCTCCTCCCTAGATCAGCCCTGGCTTCTGTCCCCACTCTTCCAGGAATATGAACTT
Protein-coding sequences here:
- the Large2 gene encoding LARGE xylosyl- and glucuronyltransferase 2 isoform X3 translates to MVPAVTIRFYDAEELKPLISWIPNKHYSGLYGLMKLVLPSILPLSLARVVVLDTDVTFSSDIAELWALFAHFSGEAPTTLPWPAPSPTCPGLRCVLALSPHPQAAPSCPSLPDKQVIGLVENQSDWYLGNLWKNHKPWPALGRGFNTGVILLQLDRLRQSGWEQMWKLMAKRELLTLQATSLADQDVFNAVIKEHPELVHPLPCVWNVQLSDHTLAERCYLEAADLKVIHWNSPKKLRVKNKHAEFFRNLHLTFLGYDGKLLRRELFGCASQLPPEAEQLQQAMAQLDEEEPCFEFRQQQLTMHRVHITFLPHRPPPPRPHDVTLVAQLSMDRLQMLEALCRHWPGPMSLALYLTDAEAQQFLYFVETSPVLSTRKDVAYHIVYREGPLYPVNQLRNVALAQALTPYVFLSDIDFLPAYSLYDYLRASIEQLELSSLQRKAALVVPAFETLHYRFNFPNSKAELLTLLDAGSLYTFRYHEWPQGHAPTDYARWREAQAPYRVQWAADYEPYVVVPRDCPRYDPRFVGFGWNKVAHIIELDAQEYELLVLPEAFSIHLPHAPSLDISRFRSSPTYRDCLQAFKEEFHQDLSRRYGAAALKYLTALQPSQSRA